Proteins found in one Megachile rotundata isolate GNS110a chromosome 14, iyMegRotu1, whole genome shotgun sequence genomic segment:
- the LOC100876741 gene encoding uncharacterized protein LOC100876741: MSQLHRKRQIAYNSLFVTNTDYRLLSRILLIDKCVRRSSLVKNAKGYNRFGHEHYLDRGDFNNVGSASGIRRAKSVYFRQTNWIPFTELSAQDIRTSPIERNRNERSIFLKKGTARLRCTEGTFRVHNIYGDGNCMFRAISYILWRNEGEHRYLRSMVVQHIKENWHEYGPFVMAEWNISDRQTYCDYMNMVGTFASELECTVATKMYYMNLSIYREINERQELKRVFHNHVSSRYETARLLFTGNSDNGHYDVLLPD, translated from the exons atgtctCAGCTTCATCGAAAGCGGCAGATCGCGTACAATTCTTTATTTGTAACCAACACGGATTATCGATTGTTGTCACGTATTTTATTAATAGACAAATGCGTACGTCGCTCGTCGCTAGTCAAGAATGCAAAAGGGTATAACAGATTCGGACACGAACACTATTTGGACCGTGGAGACTTTAACAACGTTGGCAGCGCTTCGGGAATTCGACGAGCGAAATCCGTTTACTTCCGACAGACGAATTGGATCCCTTTCACCGAATTATCAGCGCAAGACATTAGAACCAGTCCGATTGAAAGAAACAGAAACGAGCgttctatttttttaaaaaaag GTACGGCTCGTTTAAGGTGCACAGAAGGCACGTTTCGCGTGCACAACATTTATGGcgatggtaattgtatgttcCGAGCGATTAGCTACATTCTCTGGCGGAACGAAGGCGAGCATCGATATCTGCGTTCAATG GTCGTGCAACACATCAAAGAGAATTGGCACGAGTACGGACCATTTGTGATGGCCGAATGGAACATATCCGACCGACAGAcgtattgtgattatatgaacaTGGTTGGCACGTTCGCCAGTGAGCTCGAGTGCACGGTGGCGACGAAGATGTATTACATGAACCTATCCATATACCGCGAAATCAACGAGAGACAAGAGTTAAAACGAGTCTTTCATAATCACGTTAGTTCTCGATATGAAACTGCGAGATTACTATTTACTGGAAACTCGGACAACGGTCATTATGACGTCCTGCTTCCCGACTAA